The proteins below are encoded in one region of Bacteroidales bacterium:
- a CDS encoding T9SS type A sorting domain-containing protein, with translation MKIIFTFFLFFIFLFLNAQPIIEWQNNYGGTSDDFGPVVLKTTDGGLFIAVSSNSNDNNIIGNHGFYDVCVVKTNSSGDIEWQKCYGGSLSEFVNKMIQCSDGNFILVGSAQSIDGDITGNKGNADVCILKINTSGDIVWQKTYGGSDNETGNNIIETADGNLWIIGQTESYDGDATLSYGSTDIWLLKLSSNGNLLWQKNFGGSADDYGKAIAEVDSNNFIIAGYTYSNDHDILSHYGSTQNCDFIAIKINSTGNVIWSKNFGGNENDNLSGMIKMNDKGFLLYGISASDNGNLTENKGYLDGWIIKINSEGNVQWQKSVGGSEDDYLYSIIQNSDECLYAVGSTSSSDGDITTTVKGDHDAWMLKLNSSGPVQWSTTFGGTLVDDANSVTFMEDGTAVVASSTTSSDGDVTANFGMLDLWLVKMSNLSSIKNISELNNEIILYPNPAKDEVQIAFPFSNMNIEISVLTIDGKIILQKNILQTKIETIDITGISAGIYWLRIFTKEKNIYKKLTVF, from the coding sequence ATGAAAATAATTTTTACGTTTTTTTTATTTTTCATTTTTCTTTTTTTAAATGCTCAGCCAATCATTGAATGGCAAAATAATTACGGAGGAACATCAGACGATTTTGGTCCAGTTGTTTTAAAAACAACAGATGGTGGTTTATTTATTGCAGTGTCAAGCAATTCGAATGATAACAACATAATTGGCAATCATGGCTTTTACGATGTATGTGTTGTAAAAACAAATTCATCAGGTGATATTGAATGGCAAAAATGTTATGGTGGTTCGCTAAGTGAGTTTGTAAATAAAATGATTCAATGCAGTGATGGTAACTTTATTCTTGTTGGCTCTGCTCAATCTATTGATGGCGATATAACGGGAAATAAAGGGAATGCTGATGTGTGTATTTTAAAAATTAATACTTCAGGAGATATAGTCTGGCAGAAAACATATGGTGGAAGCGATAATGAAACCGGCAATAATATTATTGAAACCGCTGATGGTAATTTGTGGATTATAGGGCAAACAGAATCGTATGATGGCGATGCAACATTGAGTTATGGCTCAACTGATATATGGTTGCTGAAATTAAGCTCTAATGGAAATTTGTTATGGCAGAAAAATTTTGGCGGTAGTGCTGATGATTACGGTAAAGCAATTGCCGAGGTTGACAGCAATAACTTTATTATAGCTGGTTATACCTATTCCAACGATCACGATATCCTTTCACATTACGGCTCTACTCAGAATTGTGATTTTATAGCGATTAAAATTAATTCAACAGGTAATGTTATTTGGTCGAAAAATTTTGGTGGAAATGAAAATGATAATTTATCGGGAATGATAAAAATGAATGATAAAGGATTTCTTTTGTATGGCATTTCCGCTTCTGATAACGGCAATCTTACAGAAAATAAAGGATATCTTGATGGATGGATAATTAAAATAAATTCAGAAGGAAATGTGCAATGGCAGAAATCAGTAGGCGGAAGTGAAGATGATTATTTATATTCAATTATACAGAATTCGGATGAATGCTTATATGCTGTTGGTTCAACATCATCATCAGATGGAGATATAACAACCACAGTTAAAGGAGATCATGACGCATGGATGCTTAAACTTAATTCAAGCGGGCCTGTTCAGTGGAGTACCACATTTGGTGGCACATTGGTTGATGATGCAAATTCAGTCACATTTATGGAAGATGGAACCGCAGTTGTAGCATCAAGCACCACTTCATCAGATGGCGATGTAACTGCTAATTTCGGAATGCTTGATTTATGGTTGGTGAAAATGTCGAATCTTTCGTCAATAAAAAATATTTCAGAACTTAATAATGAAATAATTCTATATCCAAATCCTGCTAAAGATGAAGTTCAAATTGCTTTTCCATTTTCAAATATGAATATAGAAATTTCTGTTTTGACTATTGATGGAAAAATCATTTTACAAAAAAATATTTTACAAACAAAAATTGAAACAATTGATATTACCGGTATTTCGGCAGGAATATATTGGTTAAGAATTTTTACGAAAGAAAAAAATATTTATAAAAAGCTTACGGTTTTCTAA
- a CDS encoding MATE family efflux transporter encodes MAKKSSPNELGKEKIGRLLIQYSIPAIIATAAASLYNIIDRIFIGQGVGPLAISGLALTFPLMNITAAFGAMVGVGASAMVSIRLGQHDRKGATLILGNAVMMNIILSLIVALITLVFLEPILYALGASTNTISYAKEFMQIILLGNVFTHLYLGLNNIMRASGYPGKAMITTLITVAINLILAPLFIFVFKWGIRGAALATVCAQLMGTIVVVIHFSKINSFVHFLPGYMKLKKVIIKDIISIGMSNFIMLICASVVVSIMNLALKKHGGDFAIGAYGIINSIANLAAMVVIGFNQGMQPIVGYNFGANKIPRVIKAFKLTVIAGTIITSLGFIFGEIFPKLIASAFTTNNQLISLAAIGLRLSFIMFPIVGFQIVTSSFFQSIGRAKISIFLSLTRQVLFLIPALFILPNLIGLNGVWLAIPSADFTSSLLTFIVLWWQIKKLKRGDFYMEKR; translated from the coding sequence TTGGCAAAAAAAAGCAGCCCCAATGAACTGGGCAAAGAGAAGATTGGAAGATTACTTATACAGTATTCTATCCCTGCAATTATTGCTACGGCAGCAGCTTCTCTATATAATATTATCGACAGGATTTTTATCGGGCAGGGAGTAGGACCGCTGGCTATTTCCGGGTTGGCGCTCACATTCCCTTTGATGAATATTACTGCCGCCTTTGGTGCTATGGTAGGAGTTGGAGCCAGCGCCATGGTATCCATACGCCTGGGGCAGCACGACAGGAAAGGAGCAACACTTATTCTTGGCAATGCTGTTATGATGAATATCATTTTAAGTTTAATCGTTGCTCTTATTACTCTTGTTTTTCTTGAACCTATTCTATATGCTCTTGGGGCAAGCACAAATACGATATCATATGCAAAAGAATTTATGCAGATAATATTATTGGGAAATGTATTCACCCATCTGTACCTTGGGCTAAATAACATCATGCGTGCATCAGGTTATCCCGGAAAGGCAATGATAACAACGCTTATCACTGTTGCCATTAATCTTATTCTTGCTCCGTTATTCATTTTTGTTTTTAAATGGGGTATACGTGGGGCAGCTCTTGCTACTGTTTGTGCACAGTTGATGGGGACAATAGTAGTAGTTATTCATTTTTCAAAAATTAACAGCTTTGTGCATTTCCTTCCCGGTTACATGAAACTAAAAAAAGTGATTATCAAAGATATTATTTCAATAGGTATGTCTAACTTTATTATGCTTATATGCGCCAGCGTTGTGGTTTCTATAATGAACCTTGCTCTGAAAAAACATGGAGGCGATTTCGCCATTGGCGCTTATGGAATAATAAATAGTATTGCAAACCTCGCTGCTATGGTTGTCATCGGGTTTAACCAGGGAATGCAACCGATTGTCGGATATAATTTTGGTGCAAATAAAATCCCTCGAGTTATCAAAGCTTTTAAACTGACTGTTATTGCCGGAACTATTATTACCAGCCTGGGATTTATATTTGGTGAAATATTTCCAAAGCTGATAGCATCTGCATTTACTACAAATAATCAACTTATCAGCCTGGCAGCAATAGGTCTGAGATTATCATTCATCATGTTTCCTATTGTAGGGTTTCAAATAGTAACATCAAGTTTTTTCCAATCAATTGGAAGAGCAAAAATCTCTATATTTCTTTCATTAACAAGACAGGTATTATTTCTTATTCCGGCACTTTTTATTCTACCAAATTTAATAGGATTAAACGGTGTATGGCTTGCAATACCATCTGCCGATTTCACATCGTCCCTGCTGACTTTTATTGTATTGTGGTGGCAGATAAAAAAATTAAAACGCGGTGATTTCTATATGGAAAAAAGATAA
- a CDS encoding class I SAM-dependent methyltransferase: protein MNFHYLRLNVFPEGSPEALGWRHLDDQQKRFEILSGVDDMSYSTILDLGCGYGDLKTFLDKKFNDFIYVGIDIIPEYIDTANAKFKDANNTYFFQKDITAFEIPVTDYILACGLMAYKTDDPEFYFQMIKRMYDSASKAVAFNMLDSNTFQSDDLLIAHNPESIIEYCKKITPQIKLITNYGVDDFTIFMYK, encoded by the coding sequence GTGAATTTTCATTATTTAAGGTTAAATGTATTTCCCGAAGGTTCACCTGAAGCACTGGGATGGCGGCATCTTGATGACCAGCAAAAACGGTTTGAAATATTATCAGGGGTTGATGATATGAGTTACTCAACAATTTTAGACCTTGGTTGCGGTTATGGCGATTTAAAAACTTTTCTCGATAAAAAGTTCAATGATTTTATTTATGTCGGAATTGATATAATACCTGAATATATTGATACCGCTAATGCAAAATTTAAAGATGCAAATAATACATATTTTTTTCAAAAAGATATTACTGCTTTCGAAATTCCTGTTACTGATTATATTCTTGCATGCGGATTGATGGCGTATAAAACCGATGATCCCGAATTTTATTTCCAAATGATAAAACGGATGTACGATTCGGCATCAAAGGCTGTTGCTTTTAATATGCTTGACAGTAATACATTTCAGTCCGATGATTTACTTATTGCGCATAATCCTGAATCCATTATTGAATATTGTAAGAAAATTACTCCACAAATAAAACTGATAACCAATTATGGTGTGGATGATTTTACTATTTTTATGTATAAATAA
- a CDS encoding metallopeptidase TldD-related protein has translation MKKIKTYLMIVVILFTAKLSMAQDNVFINAMKQEIQRGMDSLKIEKMLSPEYISYSISDAKALQIKAILGAIVKSEERPIRLFENRVLVGENEKTNENYLDENNIWSWSEFSNEVPFSNNKNDIRRALWLYTDNNYKDAITNYEAKSSALSQQSLTEEEKQLSDFCKVTKSTTFAPYKSFNLSKTQMENLARNLSAVLKKYPKIQQSDVSVFAYDGQVYFVNSEETSAQYPLQVVSVKVVAKTQAPSGEILNDHVLWFCKNISQLPDEKTMIADVEKMAANLSELVSKNAVSEPYCGPILFEGQAAAEVFVQKFFTNVNGLISIRKPVVGSEQIISLYPDMIKENTLEAMMNKKIISRDISIIALPTLPSFNNTNLVGSFVVDAEGVKAMDSLVLVENGVLKNLLSNRTPTLKMKQSNGHARAALSNGGVKTVTGPGVIKMVNNNPVTSVDKKKLKEMLIAAAKEEDLEYAYIVRKVVSDAAGIENENSISYFGASKPKIDLSKTIQVYRVKVSDGSEELVSFAEVQGLSTKSFKRLLATSSDMQVYNTMVKPVNGSLDNWEYNLSGIPASFILPDGLLFQELDIVKEKQGVVKNIPVVSNPLGK, from the coding sequence ATGAAAAAGATAAAAACATATTTGATGATTGTTGTAATATTATTTACAGCAAAATTAAGCATGGCACAGGATAATGTATTTATTAATGCCATGAAACAGGAAATACAGCGCGGCATGGACAGCCTGAAAATCGAAAAAATGCTTTCGCCTGAATATATCAGCTACAGTATTTCCGATGCAAAGGCATTGCAAATAAAAGCTATTCTTGGAGCTATTGTAAAATCGGAAGAACGCCCGATCCGTTTATTTGAAAACCGTGTGCTGGTTGGCGAAAATGAAAAGACTAATGAGAATTATCTCGATGAAAATAATATTTGGTCATGGAGTGAATTCAGTAATGAGGTTCCTTTTTCAAATAATAAAAATGATATTCGCAGGGCATTATGGCTTTATACTGATAATAATTACAAAGATGCGATCACAAATTATGAAGCTAAAAGTTCTGCATTAAGCCAGCAGAGTCTGACTGAAGAAGAAAAGCAGTTATCAGATTTTTGTAAAGTAACAAAATCAACAACTTTTGCACCGTACAAAAGTTTTAATCTCAGCAAAACACAGATGGAAAATCTTGCGCGTAATCTTTCTGCTGTTTTAAAAAAGTATCCTAAAATTCAACAATCAGATGTGAGCGTTTTTGCTTACGACGGACAAGTATATTTTGTTAACAGTGAAGAAACGTCGGCGCAATATCCTTTGCAGGTTGTATCTGTTAAGGTAGTTGCCAAAACACAGGCGCCAAGCGGAGAGATTTTAAATGATCATGTCCTATGGTTTTGTAAAAATATTTCGCAGTTACCTGATGAAAAAACAATGATTGCTGATGTTGAAAAGATGGCAGCAAATTTATCAGAACTGGTATCGAAAAATGCCGTAAGTGAACCTTATTGCGGACCCATATTATTCGAGGGTCAGGCAGCTGCAGAAGTTTTTGTACAAAAGTTTTTTACCAATGTAAATGGATTGATCTCAATAAGAAAACCTGTTGTCGGAAGTGAGCAAATCATTAGTCTATATCCTGATATGATAAAAGAGAACACGCTTGAAGCAATGATGAATAAAAAAATAATTTCCAGAGATATCAGTATTATTGCACTTCCAACACTTCCATCTTTTAATAATACAAATCTTGTCGGTAGTTTTGTGGTAGATGCAGAAGGCGTAAAAGCTATGGATTCATTGGTGCTTGTTGAAAATGGCGTGTTGAAAAATTTACTCAGCAATAGAACACCAACTTTAAAAATGAAACAAAGTAATGGTCATGCCCGTGCTGCATTAAGTAACGGTGGAGTAAAAACAGTAACAGGTCCAGGAGTTATTAAGATGGTAAATAATAATCCTGTTACATCCGTTGATAAGAAAAAATTAAAAGAAATGCTTATTGCTGCTGCTAAAGAAGAAGATCTGGAATATGCATATATTGTAAGAAAAGTTGTTTCTGATGCAGCTGGTATTGAAAATGAAAACAGCATCAGTTACTTTGGTGCATCGAAACCAAAGATTGATCTTTCAAAAACAATTCAGGTTTATCGTGTTAAAGTTTCCGACGGAAGCGAGGAATTGGTTAGTTTTGCTGAAGTTCAGGGACTCAGTACGAAATCATTTAAACGATTACTGGCTACTTCTTCGGATATGCAAGTTTACAATACAATGGTAAAGCCTGTTAATGGCAGTTTAGATAATTGGGAATATAATTTGTCAGGTATACCGGCAAGTTTTATTTTACCCGATGGACTTTTATTCCAGGAGTTGGATATTGTAAAAGAAAAGCAAGGTGTTGTAAAAAATATTCCTGTTGTTAGCAATCCATTAGGAAAATAA